GCATCCTATGCATCCACCACAACGTCCTGCACAACCTCCGCATCGGCCTCCACATCCACCACAACGCCCACATCCACCGCAGCCGCCACAACGACGCGCATCATCCTGAATGTAGTAATATGGGTACTGATTTTGTTGATCCCAATATACTACATTACTAGGTTGATATTCATTAAGGTTTAATGATTGTATTTCCTGTTGAAACTCATTCATTATAAAACCCTCCAATTATAAATTTAATTCCGTCCGTATTTTCAAGTTTATTTATTATTTAATATGAATTAGAAATAAGGCTATAGACTAAATGCAATGCGTACATCAACAAAATATGACCTTTCACTAGGTGATGTACCTTGTTTTTATGCCTATTTTCT
The DNA window shown above is from Bacillus clarus and carries:
- a CDS encoding heterocycloanthracin/sonorensin family bacteriocin, with the protein product MNEFQQEIQSLNLNEYQPSNVVYWDQQNQYPYYYIQDDARRCGGCGGCGRCGGCGGRCGGCAGRCGGCIGCFGCFGCFNCWNWWFI